The following is a genomic window from Hymenobacter monticola.
GGCTGGTTTGGGAAGTACAAGAACTGATACTCGCCTTTGAGTGTGGCACCTTGAATTGGGCCATACCAGTCCTTGAAATAGAGCACGACCTGGGTCAGCGAATCCGTCAGCTTGGGAAAGCTTAGTTCATCGGCAGTGGGCCGAACTAAGAACGTGTCCTTCTCAGTCATCAACTCCATGTAAAACGGATTAGGCGTCTTGCGCGAGTCGATAGGCAGCGAATCGACCACCACGGTGATATTTGAGGTGCCTATTACCTGCATAGAGCTATAGTGTACGCCCTTGTGTTTGGTGTTGCAGGAAGTGCCCGTTCCTAGAAAAAGCAGTATGGCTGCACCTATAAAATGGGAAAAGCGAAGAGCGTTGCTAGGCATGAGTGTTTAGGAAAACGGTGATTCAAGCCGCTAGTTAGGGTTTAATTCCGAAGAGTTTCCTCACGCCCGCTCGTCAACCCGCCACCAAAACCAGAACCCAGAGCAGCACCAGTTACCCGCGCCCCAACGCCCCAAAACAGACCCAGACCTGGAACCCACGAAAAAGGCCCTCACCGCAAGGTGAGAGCCTTTTTCGTTATCGTGCAAAGTCAGCGCCTTGTAACTCGCCCCCGCACCGCCCCAGTGGCCCAGCCGCTCTAAGCGCCGTTATACCGCCCCGTCCAGTTTCGGCGGAGTTTTCGCGGAGGCTTTGCCAGCGCGTTTGGGCAGGCCCCGCCGCTTGTTGGCCTCCTTGAAGGCCACATAAAAGGCCGGCCACTGAAACGCCGGGTCCGTATCGGTGCGCTGGCCCTTGAGCAGCGTCTCCATCAGGCGCAGGGCGGCGCTGAGGCGGCGCAGCAGCTCCGGCAGCGCCAGCGTGGCCAGGCGCGGGGCGGCTTTGGCGTCGGTCTGGTCGTCGGCGGCGTCTTCGAACAGCTTGGCCGCGTCGGCCGGGGCCTGAATCACGGCATCGCTCAGGCGGTAGTCTTTGCGCACCTGGGCGGGCAGGGCCGCCACGGCCTTCACCAGGTCGCGCACGTGGTTCACGTCCTCGGTGGCCTCGCCGTAGCGCACGTCGGCGTAGGAGAGGGTGAAGGCCTGCTTCAACCCCAGCTGGTTGGTGGCCAGCGCATAGCCCACCGCCTTGGCCGAGAGCGTGGCCGTGGCCTGCGCCATTTTTTCGCGGGCGTCGTCCTTGTCGGTCGTTGCGGGCGTGGTGCGGGTGTCCTGGGTTTGCTGCTGGGCCTCGATGGCGGTCACCAGCTCGGCGCGGTCGGTGTTGGCGGCTTGCAGGGGCAGGAAGTCCGCCAGCTCTTTGGAATAATCGGCGGCGACCAGGCCCACGCGCTGGCCGCTGTCGAGGATGGAGGTGTCTTGGGCATCCATAAAAAGGGTAGTTGGGTTGGGAATGATGAGGCAGTAAGCTACCGATTCTCCCCCGTAGTAGGTAGGTATTCCCGACGTTACTCCCCTTGTCTTCCCCGCTATCCGCTCCTATTCGCCGTGGACGGGGTTTTAGCCGCCAAAAATTTGTTGGGGCCGGAGCCTGGCATGTAAGAGCGGCCACTTGGCGTGTAGGCGCAAGCCCGTGGCGTGTAGGAGCAGCCGCTTGGCGTGTAGGAGCATGCCCGGGACGTGTAGGAGGAGGCGCGAGACGTGTAGGAGCAGCCCCGTGGCGTGTAGGAGCAAGCCCGTGGCGTGTAGGAGCGCGCCCGAGAGGCGTAGGAGCACGTCCGTGGCGTGTAGGAGGGGCCGCGTGGCGTGTAAGCGGCCCCGGCCGGCCCCGCCAGCAGCCCCAGCCGCTGGCGGGGCCGGGGCTTCTGGGGAAACGTTGGGGCGTAGCTGGGTTTCTTGGATACTGTCGGGGCTGCGGCGGCCACTATCCTTTTGCTGAACTGTCCTGCAGAGATACTTCCCGTTTTATTCTGAGTTCATTATTCACTTTCTGCTATAGTCATTCACGTACCATTGGCCCACAGCAACCGAATCGAGGGGAGAAGTTGAGGGAGCAAAATGCGCTTTGCTGGCCACCCGAATAAGCTCTGCTTCCACCGCTGGGCTAGGGGAGAACAATTTGAATTTGGCGAGCATGTCGACTGCATCGCCCTCCGTCACCGGAAGCACCACGGCCTTAGCCACGGTGCCGTCGGGTAATACGGTAAAACGAACGAATATTTTAAACGCCGTCCCTTCGAGGCCAAGCCCCGGGTTCCCGATATACAGACTGCTCTTTGCAGCCTGTAGATTTTTTTGAACGGTCTTGATTAAAAAGTCTTGGTACTGAAATTCCTGCTGCCTGCGCTCTACACCACTTAAGTGCCAGAACCGAGGAAAAACAGGTGAAACAATTTCCGGCGTGCCACCCACTGCTTTGCTCTTCGTTTTAGCTGGAACCCCGGCCGCTGGGGTTGGCGAGCGAGAGCGGGTAACCAACATTCCAGGAGCTGCATAAACCCCATCACGGGCCTGCGCTGACGCATCGAGAACCTCGACGGATGAAAGAACAGCAATTAGAAGGACGTGGCGCATATGGTTCATTTTCCTAAGCTACACAACGCAAGGTCATACGTTGGTATTGCCATAACTAAAAAAAACGCCCCTTTTGGCAAACTACTAGCAGGGCCTCAAAACCGAGTAGCCTTCAAGCTGCTGTAATAAGTCCCCACCTCCCTGCCAAAACGGCCGCCCCCCAAACCCGGCCCCAACCTTGCCCCAGCCCGGGCCATGTTTGACTTCCTGAAATCCATCTCCGCCAAGAACCCCAACGCCGGGCGCGGCCCCGAAAAGCCCGCCGTGAGCGTGCGCGAGCGGGTATCGGCCCTGCGCCACCTGCCCGCCTTCCTGAAACTCATCTGGGCCACCAGCCCCGCGCTGGCCTCCGCCAACCTCGTGCTGCGCCTGCTGCGCGCGTTTCTGCCGCTGGCCACGCTCTACGTCGGCCGCCTGATTATCGACGACGTGGTGGCCCTCACCAAGCTGCCCGCCACCGCCCGCCAGCTCACGCCCGTGCTCACCCTCGTGGGCCTCGAGTTCGGCCTCGTGCTGCTCGCCGATGCCCTGGGCCGCGGCGTGGCCCTGCTCGACTCGCTGCTCGGCGACCTGTTCGCCAACCAGTCCTCCATCCGCCTCATGGAGCACGCCGCCCGCCTCGACCTCGACCAGTTCGAAGACAGCACCTTCTACGACAAGCTCGAGCGCGCCCGCCGCCAAACCCTCTCCCGCACCGTGCTCATGAGCCAGGTGCTCAGCCAGGGCCAGGATTTCATCACCCTCGTGCTCCTCGCCGGCGGCCTCGTCGCCTTCCAGCCCTGGCTGCTGGGGCTGCTGCTGCTGGCCGTGGTGCCCGCCTTCCTCGGCGAGTCGCACTTCAACGAGCGCAGCTACTCCCTCTCGCACTCCTGGACGCCCGAGCGCCGCGAGCTCGACTACCTCCGCCAAACCGGCGCCTCCGACGAAACCGCCAAGGAAGTCAAGATTTTCGGCCTCTCCGATTTCCTCATCGGCCGCTTCCGCACCCTCTCCGACGACTTCTACCGCCAAAACAAATCCCTCGTGCTGCGCCGCGCCGGCTGGGGCACGCTCTTCGCCGCCATCGGCGCGGCCGGCTACTACGGCGCCTACGTCTACATCATCGCCCGCACCGCGGCGGGCAGCATCTCGCTCGGCCAGCTCACCTTCCTGGCCGGCTCCTTCGCCCGCCTGCGCGCCCTGCTCGAAGGCATCCTCAGCCGCTTCAGCTCCGTGGCCGACGGCGCCTTGTATCTGCAGGATTTCTTCGACTTCTTTGCGCTCCGGCCGCGCATCGTGCGCCAGGAGCTCACCGGCGAACGACCCATTCCCTTCCCCCGGCCCATTCAGCAGGGTTTTCAGTTTGAAAACGTCGGCTTCCAGTACAAGAATGGTACAAAATGGGCCATTCGGAACCTTAGCTTTACCCTGCAAGCCGGCGAAAAGCTGGCCCTTGTGGGCGAAAACGGCGCCGGCAAAACCACCCTCGTCAAGCTACTGGCCCGCCTCTACGACCCCACCGAAGGCCGCATATTACTTGATGGCCACGACCTGCGCGAGTACGACCCCGCCGAGCTGCGCCAGGAAATCGGCGTCATCTTCCAGGATTTCGTGCGCTTCCAGCTCCCCGCCGGCCAGAACCTCGCCGTGGGCCGCATCTCCGAGCGCCACAACCAGCCCCGCATCGAAACCGCCGCCCAGCAAAGCCTCGCCGACACCGTCATCGCCAAGCTCCCCGGCGGCTACGACCAAATGATTGGCCGCCGCTTCAACGGCGGCGTGGACCTGAGCGGCGGCGAGTGGCAGAAAATCGCCCTCGGCCGCGCCTACATGCGCGACGCCCAGCTCCTCATCCTCGACGAGCCCACGGCAGCACTAGACGCCCGCGCCGAGTTCGAAGTCTTCGAGCGCTTCAAGGAGCTCACCCAGGGCAAAACCGCCGTCCTCATCAGCCACCGCTTCAGCACCGTCCGCATGGCCGACCGCATCCTGGTCATCGAAAACGGCCAGTTCGTAGAAATCGGCTCGCACGAAGCGTTGCTGGCTAAGGGTGGGCGCTACGCAGAGTTGTTTGCCTTGCAGGCGGCGGGGTACCGGTAGGGGCGGGGCTTGCCACCGCCCGGCTATTCGCGCCGTTCCAACGAGTTCGTTCAATGGCCGGGCGGGGACAAGCCCCGCCCCTACATCTCAGCCGCAAAGCCCGCTTTCATCGGCGCCACTCCGGCTTCCTCGCAAATCTGTGCCAGCAGCAGCGTTAGGTTCAGCTTGGGAATCACGACGGCATCCTCCGCTTCCAACCGGCTGCTGATTCCAGATTGGGCGCCACTTTCGATGACTGCCGTCAAATGCCATTGCGGTTGAGATTGGGCCAAATATTTGATAAAATCATAATTTTATCCCCCTCGGCTTGCCCCTTAAATGCCTTAGGTTTCGTACATTGGTATTCTTAAACTCGATGCCCATCTAACATATGAAATCTACAATTACGCTATTGATGCTGACCATGCTCGGGCTGGCCGGATGCATGACCACCCGCGAGGCCCGGGTTGATTCGGATTACAGCTACCGCGGCAATTTTCGGCACTACCGCACCTACGATTTCGTGACCGGCACCGGCCTCACCTCCGACAGCAGCCGCCTGGGCCAGTCCCTGCGCGAGGCCATTCAGCAGCGCTTCCTGGCCCAGGGCTACCGCAAGGCTTCCCGCCGCCCCGACATGCTGGTGAACTTCCGGGTGTACGAGGGCGACATGAACTTCCACGGCTTCCAGCAGGAAGACCTCAGCCAGTGGATTAAGCGCAACATCGAGGAAAACGACGATACACCCAAGGAAGACCGCCAGGGCTACCAGCCCGTGCGCCTGCTGCTGGCCGAAGGCACGCTGCTCGTCACGCTCATCGACGTGAAAACCAACCGCGCCGTGTGGAACGGCTACGCTTCGGGTGTGACGGTGCCCGAAGGCCCCATGGGCGAAATCGTGCTCAAACGCTCTGTGCGCTCCATCCTCGACCGCTACCGCGTCTTCACCGAAGAATTTGCCAACGGCAACGTGAGCCCCTCCGGCGGCGACACGGAGCGGTAGGAGGTCTTTTGCCTGAGACGTCTGTCATTGCGAGGGCGCAGCCCGTGGCAATCCGTCCTGTTCTCAGCGACCAACCTTCTAATGTGACAAGCCCAACTAAAAAGCCCCGGTGCCGAAATGGTACCGGGGCTTTCTGGTAAAAGGGCGTTTCTAGTGTTGACAGGACGGATTGCCACGGGCTGCGCCCTCGCAATGACACCGCCGCCTTTATTCTCCCTCCATAGCCGCTTCCCGCCGCACCTGAATCAGCTCTGCGGCGATGCTAATAGCAATTTCCTCGGGCGTCTGGCTGTGAATGGGCAAGCCGATAGGACCCCGCAGGCGCACTATTTCCGCGTCTGAAAACCCGTCCTCCCGCAGGCCCCGCCGCAGCTCGGCTACTTTGGCTACGCTGCCCATCACGCCCAGGTAGCGGTAGGGGCGGCCGAGCAGCTGGCGCAGCACCACGGCATCGGTGCGGTAGCCCACGGTCATCACCACCACGTAGCGGTGCGGGCCGGCGGGCACGGCGGCGGCCACGTTTTCGTAGTCGACGCGGTGGCGGTAATGGGCGGCGTGGTTGTTTTCGAAGGTGGGCAAGTTGATACGGTCGTCGAGTACCGTCAGCTCAAAATCCAGGGCAGCGGCTACGTTCGACAGCGCCAGGCTGACGTGGCCTCCGCCCACAATGGTGAGTTGGTCGCGGAAGCCCAGCCGCTCGCGGTAGTGCCACGCCGGGCCGGGGTGGTAGTCGTAGAACGGCGTTTCAGCCGCGGCTAAAGCTGCTTCGGTAGCTGGTGGCACCACCAGAAGGCCAGCCGCCGGACTCAGTTCCAGATAACTACCGGTGTTTGCCTGCAAGGCATTTATAACGGCTTCCACCGCGGCCAAATCGGCTGCCGAAAGCGGCCACAGCAGCACGTCCTGCTCTCCTGAGCACATCATGCCGGAGCGGTCGGCCGGCGCCTCCCGCCGATGAATCTGGGGCCGCAGCAGGGGCCCGGTGTCAGCCTCACGCAGACGCTGCCGGGCCAACTCCACCCACTTATGCTCCATGATACCGCCCCCGATGGAACCCGCCACGGTGTCGGCCGTAACGGCCATTTTGAAGCCCTGGCGGCCGGGGCTGCTGCCTTCGCTGCGCACCACGCACAGCAGGGCCACCGGTGCGCCCGCCCGTAGGCTGGCCGCTGCCAGGGTCCAAACGGGTAGGTCGCGGGGAGAGGAGGGCATGGTTTAGTGGTTAGTGACTAATGGTTAGCGGTTAATGGGCTTACAAGTAATTCGTTAACCATTTATCACTAACCACTAATCGTTATTGATGTGCCCCCTGATTAATCCAGCAGGCGATGAGGTCGCGCTCCTCCTGCGTAATCTGGGTTTTGTTGTTCTGGGGCATGGTTTTCGTTACCACCACGCGCTGCATGATTTTGTCTTTCAACCGAATGATGTCTTCGGGCGTGTCGTACACCACGCCGTTGGGCGGCGACTTGAACACGTCGTCGGTGGGGTGGGCCGAGTGGCATTGGACGCAGCGTTTCTGCACTATCATGTTTACCTGGCTCATGCTCACCGGCTGGGCGCAGGCATTAGCAGCCGCGGTGCCGGCCGCGCCGCTGCCACCCGACTGCGCGGGCGGGGCCGTCACGAACACCACGCCCAGCAGCAGGGCCACGGCGGCGGGCAGTACCCACACGGCCGTGTCGGTCTGGTGCTTTTCGCGCAGGTTCAGCCAGTGCTTCACGCCGGCCGTGCCCAGCGTGATGGCCGCCAGAATGGCCCAGGGGTAGGAGTGCCCGAAGGTGCTGGGGAAGTGGTTGCTGACCATCACAAACAGCACCGGCAGGGTGAAGTAGTTGTTGTGCAGCGAGCGGGCCAAGGCGTTTTTGCCCAGCGTGGGGTCGAGGGGCGTGCCCTCGGTGGCGGCGCGTACCATGGCTTTCTGGGCCGGGATGATGGTAAAGAAAACGTTGCCCACCATGAGCGTGCCCAGCATGGCGCCGAAGTGTATGTAGGCCGCCCGGGCGCTGAACACCTGCGCGTAGAAAAACGCAAAGCCCGTGGCCAGGATGAAACCCACAACTTTAAACCACGGGCTGCGCACAAACTCTGTGCGGCACAGCCCGTCGTAGAGCAGCCAAGCTGCCACAAACGAGCCTACCCCGATGCCCACGCCCGCCAGCGGCGAAATGTCGAGCACGCGCGGGTCGACCAGCATGGAGCTGGCGTTGAAATAGTACACCACAAACAACAGGCTGAACCCCGAGAGCCAGGTGAAATAAGCCTCGTATTTAAACCAGTGCAGGGCTTTTGGAATCTGTTTGGGCGCGGTTTTATACTTCTCCAGGTAATAAAAACCGCCGCCGTGCACGGCCCAGAGATTGCCGGCCAGCTCCTCGCGCACGTTGTCGGTGCGGTTGAGGGCGTTTTCGAGGAACACGAAGTAGAACGAGGCGCCAATCCAGGCAATGCCGAAGGTGATGTGCATGAGGCGCACCACAATATTCAGCCATTCCATGATGTGGCCCGACCAGGGCGAGTCGCGCGCCAGCACGTAGCAAATGCCCACCGCCGCCACCGCGGCCAGCAGCATCAGCGCATAGGAATAGCCTTCGAGCGTGAAGCCGCTCTCGCCCACGGCGCCGCCGTCGGGCCGCGCTTTAGCCACGCGCTGCAGCGCGTAGATGACGCCCAGCAGCAGCAGAAACGCCAGAAGGAGGGAAAAGAGGGTAACGTATTGGAGCATGGATGGGAAAGGAGATAATGACAAACGGCCTCGCGTCAACCCCACCCCCTGACCCCCTCTCCAAAAGAGAGGGTGCACCGGTTAGGCGTGGCACGAAATCGTCAGGCTCCCCTCTCCTGGGGAGAGGGGCTGGGGGTGAGGTTTTGCCGGGCGAGCCGCTGGCTTGTAACCTCAATTTAATTGAACCGGGAAAAAGCCCTCAATTTAGCGCCAAATTCCCTACTTATGTCAACTCTCGCCCTGCGCAGCCAGCGCGTTGTTACGCCCGAGGGCGAGCACGCCGCCACCATTCTCATTGCAAACGGCCGCATTGCCGAGCTGCTGCCCTACGACGCCGAAGTGGCCGGCGCCACGCTCCTCGACGTGGGCGCGCGCGCCGTGCTGCCCGGCGTCATCGACCCGCACGTGCACATCAACGAGCCCGGCCGCACCGACTGGGAGGGCTTCGACACGGCCACCCGCGCCGCGCTGGCCGGCGGCCTCACCTCGCTGGTGGACATGCCGCTGAATTCGGCGCCCGTCACCACGTCGGTGGCCAATCTGGAAATCAAGCGCGCCGCCACGCAGGGCCAGCTGCACTGCAACGTGGGTTTCTGGGGCGGCGTGGTGCCGGGCAATGCCGACGAGATAGAGCCGCTGATTGCGGCCGGCGTGCTGGGCTTTAAAGCGTTTTTGACGCACTCAGGGATTGATGATTTTCCAAATGCGACGGAGGAGGATTTGCGGCGGGTGATGCCCATTCTGGCGCGGCACCAACTGCCGCTGCTGGTGCACTGCGAGCTGTCGGAAGACGATGATGCGTGGAAGCAGAACGACCACCGCTCATACTCCAATTACCTGGCTTCACGCCCCAAAAAGTGGGAAGACGACGCCATTGCCATGATGATTCGCCTGTGCGAGGAAACTGGCTGTTGGGTGCACATCGTGCACTTGTCGTCAGCCGATTCCATCGCGCCCATTGCCGCCGCCAAAGCCAGGGGCCTGCCGTTGACGGTGGAAACCGGCCAGCATTACCTGTATTTCAACGCCGAGGACATCCAAGACGGCCAGACGCAGTTCAAATGTGCGCCGCCCATCCGCGAGAAGGCCAACAACGACCAGTTGTGGGCCGCGCTGGAAGCCGGCATCATCGACTTCGTGGCCACCGACCACTCGCCCGCCCCGCCCGACCTCAAGCAGTTGGCCAGCGGCGATTTCACCACGGCCTGGGGCGGCATTGCCTCGTTGCAATTTGCCTTGCCCGTGCTCTGGACGGCCGCCCGCCGGCGCGGCGCCAGTCTCGATGACATCGCCAAATGGCTGAGCACCAACCCCGCCAGGCTGGCCGGCCAAAGCCAGCGCAAGGGTCAGATTGCGCCTGGTTTCGACGCTGATTTAATCGTGTTTGACCCCGAACAGACCTTTGAGGTGATGGCCGATATGATTCTGCACAAACACAAAGTATCCCCTTACATTTGCCAGGAATTGGCGGGTGTCATTGAATTAACTTTTCTCAAAGGCGAACAGGTTTTTCAGCACCCGAATTTCTTCCGCCTCAACCACGGCGAATTCTTAACCCGGTAGCGGAATGCAGCAGGACTACACCGCGCGCGCTGAGCGAATCATGCAGCGCATTCAGCAATTGGCCGCCATCAGCGAGGACGCCGACGGCGTGACGCGCACCTTCGGCACGCCCGCCTTCGTGGCGGGCCGTGCCCTGGTGCAAGGCTGGCTGGAAGCCGCCGGCCTGCCCACCCGCGTCGATGGCATCGGCAATCTGCGCGCCCGGCTCGAAAGCCCCAACCCCGACGCCAAAACCTTCGTGCTGGCCTCGCATATCGACACGGTGGTGAATGCCGGTAAGTTCGACGGCCCGCTGGGCGTACTCATGGGCCTCGATTTGCTGGAAAACCTCCTGGTGCATAAGGCCGAGCTGCCTTTTCACATCGAGCTGATTGCCTTCAGCGACGAGGAGGGCGTGCGCTTCCACACCACCTACCTGGGCAGCAAGGTGGTGACCGGTGCCTTCGACCCCGCCCTGCTGGGCCGCTGCGACGCCGCCGGCATTTCCCTCGACCAGGCCCTGGTAGCCATGGGCGGCGATGCCTCCACATTAACCTTGGACGCCATTCCGGCCGCCGAGTGGCTGAGCTACTTCGAGATGCACATCGAGCAAGGCCCCGTGCTGTGGGAGTGCCACGTGCCCGTGGCGCTGGTGACGGCCATTGCCGGCCAGCAGCGCGTGGAACTGACCTTCCGGGGCATGGCCGGGCACGCCGGTACCGTGCCCATGAACATGCGCCAGGATGCGCTGTGTGCTGCCGCTGAGTTTGTGCTCACGGCCGAGCAGTTTGCCCAGGTGCACGGTCGCGGGCTGGTGGCCACCGTGGGCAAGCTGGCCATCAACCACGCGGCCAGCAACGTCATCCCCGGCGAAGTGACCTGCAGCCTCGACCTGCGCAGCCCCGACGAAGCGCAACTGGCCCAGGCCTACGACTACCTCCGCAGCCACGCCGAAGCCGTGGCCGGCCACCGCAACGTGACCCTCGACTGGAACCTGGTGCAGAAAACCGCCCCCGTGACCTGCGACGCCGGCCTGAACACGCTGTTGGCCCAGGCCATTGCCGCCAGGGGCCACGAAACCATTGCGCTGGTGAGCGGCGCGGGCCACGACGCCGTGCCCATCTCGTTCGTGGCGCCGGCTACGATGATGTTTATCCGCTGCTACAAAGGCATCAGCCACAATCCGCTGGAGAACGTGGAGCTGGCCGATTTGGCCGCCGCCGTGGCCGTAGCCGACCAGTTTATTCACCTGCTCCGCACCCAAAATCCCACCCGTTAACATGGAAATGTCCGCCCTGACGCGCTCGGTAGTGAAGCGCAACCACGCCATCATCGCCCCCGACGGCTACATCAACAGCAACGTGCCCGGCTGGACCGGCTGCACCACCAATGTCATCATCAACGAGCAGATGGGCGCCCGCCTCTGCCAAACGCTCATTACCCTCACCGAGGCCGGCCGCGTGCAGGGCGAAACTGAGGCCTCACAAATCTTCTTCTACGTGGTGCAGGGCGGCTGCACGGCCACCGTAGCCGGCGAAACCAGAGCGCTGAAAGTGGGCGAGTACGTGTACGTGCCCGTGGGCCAGCGCTACGATTTCAGCCAGCCCGAGGCCGGCACGCAGCTGCTCACTTTCCATAAGGTGTACGAGCCGCTGGCGGGCCATGCCACGCCCGGTGTGTTCTGGGGCGAGCGGGATTTCAGCAAGGCGCCCATTTACATGAACGACGAGGCCCTGCGCATCCAGGAATTGCTGCCGAATGAGCCGGGCTTTGACATGGCCGTGAACATCTTCACCTACGGCCTCGGCGGCAACCTGCCGATGGTGGAAACGCACATCATGGAGCACGGCCTGCTGTACCTCGAAGGCCAGGCCATCTACATGCTCGACCAGTGCTGGTACCCCGTAAAAAAAGGCGATTCTATCTGGATGGCGCCCTACTGCCAGCAGTGGGCCACGGCCATGGGCCAAGAGCCATCGGTGTACATCTACTACAAGAACGTGAACCGCTTCCCGACGGTGAAGTAGCGTGGACTCTGCGAGTCCGCGTACAACAGAACGTCGCGTCGAACCCAGCCGATACGTTTCGCGTGCTGAAATAATTAACTACTCGAATGAAAATTATCGAATGGTTACTTTCCTCGCTGGTGTGGCTCCTGATATTCATTGCGCCAGCCATTACTGGCGCAATTTTCGGGGTAATTATCTGGCTGCATAGTCGCGACGCTTGGAGCTTGAGGGCGGCAATATTAATTGTACTGACTGGCTGCGGCGTGGGCGTTGCTTTTGCCGAGAAAGCTCGCCGCGATAAGGGTAGCATTGAATTCATGGCTCGCAATATTGCCCACCCAGAACTGCGCAAAAAAGAGAATAAATAATGCCCCTCGAACAATTCAACCATTTCCCCAAACCCGCCCTCACTGAAGCCCTGCAAAAGTGCTGCGGCTCCACGGCGTGGGTTGAAAAAATGGCCGCGCTATTTCCATTTGCCGACGCCGAAACGCTGATGCGCGAAGCCACTGCCCAATGGAATGAACTAACCGAAACTGATTGGCGCGAAGCCTTTACGCACCACCCCAAAATAGGAGGTGATGTAGAAGCCCTGCGCGAGAAATTCGCCAGCACCAGCCAATGGGCCGAGGGTGAGCAGGCTTCCGTGAAAC
Proteins encoded in this region:
- the allE gene encoding (S)-ureidoglycine aminohydrolase — translated: MEMSALTRSVVKRNHAIIAPDGYINSNVPGWTGCTTNVIINEQMGARLCQTLITLTEAGRVQGETEASQIFFYVVQGGCTATVAGETRALKVGEYVYVPVGQRYDFSQPEAGTQLLTFHKVYEPLAGHATPGVFWGERDFSKAPIYMNDEALRIQELLPNEPGFDMAVNIFTYGLGGNLPMVETHIMEHGLLYLEGQAIYMLDQCWYPVKKGDSIWMAPYCQQWATAMGQEPSVYIYYKNVNRFPTVK
- the allB gene encoding allantoinase AllB; translation: MSTLALRSQRVVTPEGEHAATILIANGRIAELLPYDAEVAGATLLDVGARAVLPGVIDPHVHINEPGRTDWEGFDTATRAALAGGLTSLVDMPLNSAPVTTSVANLEIKRAATQGQLHCNVGFWGGVVPGNADEIEPLIAAGVLGFKAFLTHSGIDDFPNATEEDLRRVMPILARHQLPLLVHCELSEDDDAWKQNDHRSYSNYLASRPKKWEDDAIAMMIRLCEETGCWVHIVHLSSADSIAPIAAAKARGLPLTVETGQHYLYFNAEDIQDGQTQFKCAPPIREKANNDQLWAALEAGIIDFVATDHSPAPPDLKQLASGDFTTAWGGIASLQFALPVLWTAARRRGASLDDIAKWLSTNPARLAGQSQRKGQIAPGFDADLIVFDPEQTFEVMADMILHKHKVSPYICQELAGVIELTFLKGEQVFQHPNFFRLNHGEFLTR
- a CDS encoding allantoate amidohydrolase, with the protein product MQQDYTARAERIMQRIQQLAAISEDADGVTRTFGTPAFVAGRALVQGWLEAAGLPTRVDGIGNLRARLESPNPDAKTFVLASHIDTVVNAGKFDGPLGVLMGLDLLENLLVHKAELPFHIELIAFSDEEGVRFHTTYLGSKVVTGAFDPALLGRCDAAGISLDQALVAMGGDASTLTLDAIPAAEWLSYFEMHIEQGPVLWECHVPVALVTAIAGQQRVELTFRGMAGHAGTVPMNMRQDALCAAAEFVLTAEQFAQVHGRGLVATVGKLAINHAASNVIPGEVTCSLDLRSPDEAQLAQAYDYLRSHAEAVAGHRNVTLDWNLVQKTAPVTCDAGLNTLLAQAIAARGHETIALVSGAGHDAVPISFVAPATMMFIRCYKGISHNPLENVELADLAAAVAVADQFIHLLRTQNPTR
- a CDS encoding XdhC family protein; this encodes MPSSPRDLPVWTLAAASLRAGAPVALLCVVRSEGSSPGRQGFKMAVTADTVAGSIGGGIMEHKWVELARQRLREADTGPLLRPQIHRREAPADRSGMMCSGEQDVLLWPLSAADLAAVEAVINALQANTGSYLELSPAAGLLVVPPATEAALAAAETPFYDYHPGPAWHYRERLGFRDQLTIVGGGHVSLALSNVAAALDFELTVLDDRINLPTFENNHAAHYRHRVDYENVAAAVPAGPHRYVVVMTVGYRTDAVVLRQLLGRPYRYLGVMGSVAKVAELRRGLREDGFSDAEIVRLRGPIGLPIHSQTPEEIAISIAAELIQVRREAAMEGE
- a CDS encoding energy transducer TonB, which gives rise to MNHMRHVLLIAVLSSVEVLDASAQARDGVYAAPGMLVTRSRSPTPAAGVPAKTKSKAVGGTPEIVSPVFPRFWHLSGVERRQQEFQYQDFLIKTVQKNLQAAKSSLYIGNPGLGLEGTAFKIFVRFTVLPDGTVAKAVVLPVTEGDAVDMLAKFKLFSPSPAVEAELIRVASKAHFAPSTSPLDSVAVGQWYVNDYSRK
- a CDS encoding ABC transporter ATP-binding protein, producing the protein MFDFLKSISAKNPNAGRGPEKPAVSVRERVSALRHLPAFLKLIWATSPALASANLVLRLLRAFLPLATLYVGRLIIDDVVALTKLPATARQLTPVLTLVGLEFGLVLLADALGRGVALLDSLLGDLFANQSSIRLMEHAARLDLDQFEDSTFYDKLERARRQTLSRTVLMSQVLSQGQDFITLVLLAGGLVAFQPWLLGLLLLAVVPAFLGESHFNERSYSLSHSWTPERRELDYLRQTGASDETAKEVKIFGLSDFLIGRFRTLSDDFYRQNKSLVLRRAGWGTLFAAIGAAGYYGAYVYIIARTAAGSISLGQLTFLAGSFARLRALLEGILSRFSSVADGALYLQDFFDFFALRPRIVRQELTGERPIPFPRPIQQGFQFENVGFQYKNGTKWAIRNLSFTLQAGEKLALVGENGAGKTTLVKLLARLYDPTEGRILLDGHDLREYDPAELRQEIGVIFQDFVRFQLPAGQNLAVGRISERHNQPRIETAAQQSLADTVIAKLPGGYDQMIGRRFNGGVDLSGGEWQKIALGRAYMRDAQLLILDEPTAALDARAEFEVFERFKELTQGKTAVLISHRFSTVRMADRILVIENGQFVEIGSHEALLAKGGRYAELFALQAAGYR
- a CDS encoding urate hydroxylase PuuD, which encodes MLQYVTLFSLLLAFLLLLGVIYALQRVAKARPDGGAVGESGFTLEGYSYALMLLAAVAAVGICYVLARDSPWSGHIMEWLNIVVRLMHITFGIAWIGASFYFVFLENALNRTDNVREELAGNLWAVHGGGFYYLEKYKTAPKQIPKALHWFKYEAYFTWLSGFSLLFVVYYFNASSMLVDPRVLDISPLAGVGIGVGSFVAAWLLYDGLCRTEFVRSPWFKVVGFILATGFAFFYAQVFSARAAYIHFGAMLGTLMVGNVFFTIIPAQKAMVRAATEGTPLDPTLGKNALARSLHNNYFTLPVLFVMVSNHFPSTFGHSYPWAILAAITLGTAGVKHWLNLREKHQTDTAVWVLPAAVALLLGVVFVTAPPAQSGGSGAAGTAAANACAQPVSMSQVNMIVQKRCVQCHSAHPTDDVFKSPPNGVVYDTPEDIIRLKDKIMQRVVVTKTMPQNNKTQITQEERDLIACWINQGAHQ
- a CDS encoding DUF4136 domain-containing protein, which translates into the protein MKSTITLLMLTMLGLAGCMTTREARVDSDYSYRGNFRHYRTYDFVTGTGLTSDSSRLGQSLREAIQQRFLAQGYRKASRRPDMLVNFRVYEGDMNFHGFQQEDLSQWIKRNIEENDDTPKEDRQGYQPVRLLLAEGTLLVTLIDVKTNRAVWNGYASGVTVPEGPMGEIVLKRSVRSILDRYRVFTEEFANGNVSPSGGDTER